TTATCAGCCAACGAAAGAATGCGGGTTGTAGCGTGAGTGCTTGAGGGCTGATTGATAAGTCTGGGTTAAGTGGGTGTCATCGCTCACGAGAGAATAGGCTTTTTGGTGACTTACATTGTGTTATTGCCCGAAGACAATGTAGGCTAGGAGCTATGAAAATAAACAGATTCGGCAGGGCAGAAATTCTCACACCCGATCAAATTAATGTCCTATTTACCGAGGGCTTTGTCAACCCGCGCGATCGCGCTTTGTTTGGCGTGTGTCTTTACGCTGCTTGCCGGATTAACGAAGCTTGCACTTTGGCGGTTCTAGATGTGTTTGGCAGCAATGGTGTCAGGGGGGTGTTGGTGTTACGGAGTGTCAACACTAAGGGGAAGCGGGACACTAGGGAAATTCAAGTGCATCCGAAACTAAGGCAATATTTAGAAGAGTACAATCCTAACCGCCGCAAGGAGTTTTTGTTTCCGGGGCGGCATGGGTTGGGGCATATTCATAAGGTTAGTGCTGATAAAATTCTCAGAGATACCTGTGCGCGCCTGGAGATTGAGGGGGTTAGTACACACAGTTTCAGGAGGACGGCGTTAACCAGGATGAGCGATGCGGGGATACCGTTGCGCCATATTCAGGAGATATCGGGGCATCGGACTTTGGCGGCGTTGGAGCGTTATTTGGGCGTAACTGAGAAGCAGAAGCAAAATGCGATCTCTGCTTTGGATTTTTGAAGATTTTTATACCAGATTATATACAAGAGAAATTACACAATATTAAAATTCCTGATTGTGACTGTGACTTAAAGTATAAGCTTGCCATTGCGGCAAGCTTATACTTTAAGTCACACAGGTTGACTGTTTGGTAAAATTATGATTCAAATCACAGTAAGAGTCAGGCAACCTATTTTTGAGGATATGCAATTAAACAAAAATAAGTTTGTGTTATCTCATCTTCGTTAGATAGCAGATGTAATAGCTTTGGCAATTTTTTCTTGATGGTCTTTATTTGATAATAATTTTAGTTTATTGGGATTACTAATGAACTCACACTCAACTAAAATAGCTGGCATATTTGTTTCTCTTAATACCTGAAAACTTTTTTCTCTAATCCCCCTATTTTTATGATTGGAGAAATTATTAACTAAACTCTTTTGTACAGGGTCGGCAAGTTTTCTGCCTACAGTTGAGCCAGGGAATATCCAAGTTTCAATCCCCTCTGCATCATTGTTATCGGATGAATTACAGTGGATACTAATAAAAATATCTGCATTATTATGATTAGCAATTCTGGCTCTATCAGCTAAGGATACGGTCACATCTTTATCTCTCGTTAGAATTACTGTATGTCCTTTTTCTTCAAGTTCTTTTTTTAAAAATAAAGAAATAGACAAAGTAACATCTTTCTCATTCAATATAAATGGCTCTTTACCGATAGCGCCGGGATCTGTTCCGCCGTGACCTGGATCAATACATATCTTCATAGTTCACTTTCTGTTTATTCAAAATATATTCTTGGTAGAAAAGACTTATCAAGTAAATCAAAATTAATAATCTTTTCTTTCAAAATTACTCTTTCATGCCAAAAGCCGTAAATGTTATTACCCTTTTAACATTTGTGCTGGCTGAAAATAACGTAAAAATGTTGGCTCTTTAAACCTCCTGTTAATTGAGATAGAAAAAGCCGAGCTACCACCAGAAGTTTTTGGAATCTGGTTATTTAGGTATAGAGCCAAGATTCCCAACTCAATACCTAACACGGATAGCATCTAGCGAGGTATGCCAAATATCTGAGTCCAGTAATATCGATAGTTGAGGCTTCCCGGATCGTTTTCCAAAAAGAAGTAGCCAACCCCAATCTCTCGATATTGAGGATTTAGGATGTTGTCACGATGACCAGGGCTATCCATCCAGCCATTCACGACAGCCTCTGCTGTAGATCCGCCCGCGTAAATGTTTTCTCCCACCGACCCCTGATAACCTTCAGATCTGACACGATTCTCCAAATCACGGTGGTCGAAAAAGTCCTGGTTTGCCATGTTTGCACTGTGCTTCATTGCAGCCCAAGCAAGTTCCCAGTTGAACGTGAGGTCTGGTAACTGGTGTTGCCGACGCTCATTGTTGGTGAGATCCCAAACTCTCTTGAGAAGGTCAATTGTTTCTGTCATTTACAGATTACTCAATTATTTACTCGGATTTAGCGTATTTCGGTTGTGTCGCCAGATGGAGCGGTAATAGACGTTTTAGCCATATTACTAGATGCGCTACAAACAGATATTTTGTACTAGTTGTTTCTAGTGACAGCTTGGCTAAATCTATGTCTGCTAAAGTTTCTTGAATATTTCAAAAACCTATAACAGCGATCCACTCTAAACTCTCATCCTCATTGCTTAATATCAATACTATTATTTCAAAAAAGAATTGGTAATTAATTATTTTTAGTTATTTATAGAAGCGATAATTAATTATTTTTAGGTAACGGAATATGAAGTAATAGGAGCTAGCTATGAACAACTGAGAAAGACGTGGAGCTAATGAGAAGTAATAGGTTAGTTCTTCTTTTTTCCTTCCTACTAAAGAAGCGACACCACCCGCTCTAACGAAGTGTCCCCAGTTCTTCGGGGATTCACATCAGATTTTTATCGCTAGGGAAAAGAGCAGTGATTCTCGGATACATCCTTTAAGAGAAAATGAGCTTGTACAGGGTTAATCGTACCAATATAACCAAACTACCGCAAATCTATTCAAACACCACTATCACACTTAGATATAAAACTATAACAATTCATTTAGGCAAAAATTGGCTGTAATTGTAAAACAAAACCAGGGAGAACATCTTCACCAGATAAACTTGTAGGAGATTGTAAAATTTCCGGTGTTTGATTTGGACGATAAATTATTACTTGTTTCTCTTTGGGATTAATTAACCAACCGAGTAATAATCCCGAAGTTAAGTATTCCTTCATCTTGGCTTGAGTGTCTTCCACATCATCCGTTTCTGAAACCAATTCCACTGCAAAGTCAGGACACAAGGGGAGATATTTTTTTCTTTGCTCTGGTGTGAGCGCATCCCACCGTTCCATCTTTACCCAAGAAGCATCAGGAGAACGAGTTGCACCATTGGGAAGTTTAAAACCAGTGGATGAATCAAAAGCTTTTCCTAAATTTTTTTGACTGTTCCAAAACCACAGTTGACCTAACAAATCAAAATTACGGTTCCCCGTTTCTCCCCCAGTGGGTGGCATGATTACCAATTCTCCTTCAGCAGTTAATTCCAAACGTAACTCTTTATTGACAGCAACAAGAAGTTCAAATTCCTCATCCGTCAATTTGAGATTAGAAGGTAATTGTAAAGTTAAAGCAGCCATAATTAACGTAACGCGGAAGTCCCTACTCTTAGCGTAGCAGAGTAGAAAATCGAAGACTTTTATTGCAACCGCATCAACCGGACAGTACTGCCCAGATAAATGACTCCCCAGCCGCCAGGACGTAAACCCAACAAGCTCTACAGGTCTAGAGATTACCTTACACCATGACGAAATCCCACGGCAGAATCAGGGTTTGGGGTGCTGAATATGACTTTTTCTTATATATAGGCCAGAAGTTGAGCGAACAGATATAATTTTATTCTTTAATTTTATAGGGCTACTGTAGCAGCCAGTTTTCAACACTATTTCAATTCGTCATAATTAGAGTAGGATTTTGTCTATGACTGACATACGCATTGCAGTTGCAGCTCGTAAAGGTGGTGTAGGCAAAACAACTATTGCCTGTGGTCTTGCTTCTGTGCTTGCTAGTCAAGGACGAAAAGTTTTAGTTATCGACCTTGACCCGCAGTCAAATGCCGCCTATGTACTAGGCACAAATCCTACAGCACTAGGAACTGCTGAACTTCTTCTGGGTGGTTCACCTGAACCTCTAGAAGCAGATACTTTCCTTCACGTCTTCCCAGGCGGCCCCGATTTGGCAGGACATAATATACAGCTGCTAGATCCTGAAGATTTGGCAGATATCATCAAACCAATGGCTTATGATGCTTTTATTTTCGACTGTCCACCGGGTGTTGAATCTCTAGAGCGCCTGGGGTTGGTTGCTGCTGATGTCGCATTAGTTTGTACTGATGCTCACCCTCTGGCAGTAATGGGAGCCGGACGAGTCCTCAACGAATTGAAGCTACGACAACAAAAGGGAAGGAGAGGAGCAAAACGGTGGGCGTTGGCATTGAGCCGGATTGACCTGCGTCGGTCAATGGATCAGGCGCTTGACCAACAACTTTCTAATGCTTACCCATCTATTAAACGTTTAATTGTGCATCAAGACTCATCTTTGGCGTGGGCTGCTGCTGAACGGGTTCCCATTATGCAGTACGATGCCAACTGTAAGGGAGCAAAAGATTTAAAAGTAATTGCGGATTGGGTGTTAAATGGTTAGACGAACAAAAAAAAGTGAAGCTTTATTTGCAGAAGCCACCGCAACAGCTGAGGCAATTCATCAGCAGGATCTGGCAGCAGCAGCTAAAGCTGAACAGGAACGCTCCCAAAAAACTAAAATTCCTCTGGCGCAAATTAATCCTAGAGAGGCAGACACTAGGCCAATTCGACCTGAACACGTTGCTGATTTAGCAGAGTCTATTGCCGCATTGGGGCTGATTGAACCCCTTGTGGTTGATTGTAAGGGTGTATTGCTGGCTGGAGCGCATCGATTAGCAGCAATTCAGTTACTTAAGGAAGGTAATTTAGAAGCTTACGCCCAACAGTTTCCTGATGAGCTAGTAATGGTTCACATGATGGCATTTGATTCTCTTGAGGAACCTGAACGGGCGTTACAGGTAGAGCTGGCGGAAAATGAGAAACGGGTTAATTATACCCGTGACCAGATTGAAAGACTTGCTGAACGCTTACGAGCTTTGAATTACAGGGAGATTCGCGGTCGTCCGCTCCAAGGAGAGAAAGCATTAGGGCCTGCTTTAGCAGTGGCGATCGGTGTCTCTACTCGTTATGTACGCAAGATACTGAAAGAGCAGCGACAAGAAGAAGCTGGCTCAGAAAATAGGAACTCAGTTCCTATTTTTCAGAAGCTCAAGCTACTTAAGAGAATTGAGGCGGCTACACAAGATTTGCTAGCACTACTAGAATCAGAGCAACCTACCCGCGCAGAGCAGTCTTTATCTAAAGCTATTCCTTCTTTTCTCAAAGCTGTTAAGGATAACATTAATGAAGCCAAAGGTGCGGTTAAGAATCAGAAATGAACTACTGGGTTTACCTTTGGGTATTAATGGAATGAAAGTTGATTGCTACTAGCATTTGCATCATGAATGCCAGCAACAATTGCTATAACATTTTATTAACTGCCTTTCTGAAAAAGGAAAACTCTATTGGAGGTATATGGAATAGGGCTAAGATTGAGTTATATCGGTATCTAAAAGAAAATAAAGATGCTAAATGCAGTAGAGTTTCAAGCAAAGATTCAAAACGGTTTTATTCAGATTCCCGATGAGTACAAACAAGAACTCGGTGAGGCAGAAGATATTCAAGTAATTGTTTTGGTAAAGAAAAAAATCTCTCCAAAAAA
This portion of the Tolypothrix sp. PCC 7910 genome encodes:
- a CDS encoding CAP domain-containing protein, yielding MTETIDLLKRVWDLTNNERRQHQLPDLTFNWELAWAAMKHSANMANQDFFDHRDLENRVRSEGYQGSVGENIYAGGSTAEAVVNGWMDSPGHRDNILNPQYREIGVGYFFLENDPGSLNYRYYWTQIFGIPR
- a CDS encoding Uma2 family endonuclease, with the translated sequence MAALTLQLPSNLKLTDEEFELLVAVNKELRLELTAEGELVIMPPTGGETGNRNFDLLGQLWFWNSQKNLGKAFDSSTGFKLPNGATRSPDASWVKMERWDALTPEQRKKYLPLCPDFAVELVSETDDVEDTQAKMKEYLTSGLLLGWLINPKEKQVIIYRPNQTPEILQSPTSLSGEDVLPGFVLQLQPIFA
- a CDS encoding ParA family protein translates to MTDIRIAVAARKGGVGKTTIACGLASVLASQGRKVLVIDLDPQSNAAYVLGTNPTALGTAELLLGGSPEPLEADTFLHVFPGGPDLAGHNIQLLDPEDLADIIKPMAYDAFIFDCPPGVESLERLGLVAADVALVCTDAHPLAVMGAGRVLNELKLRQQKGRRGAKRWALALSRIDLRRSMDQALDQQLSNAYPSIKRLIVHQDSSLAWAAAERVPIMQYDANCKGAKDLKVIADWVLNG
- a CDS encoding N-acetylmuramoyl-L-alanine amidase yields the protein MKICIDPGHGGTDPGAIGKEPFILNEKDVTLSISLFLKKELEEKGHTVILTRDKDVTVSLADRARIANHNNADIFISIHCNSSDNNDAEGIETWIFPGSTVGRKLADPVQKSLVNNFSNHKNRGIREKSFQVLRETNMPAILVECEFISNPNKLKLLSNKDHQEKIAKAITSAI
- a CDS encoding ParB/RepB/Spo0J family partition protein codes for the protein MVRRTKKSEALFAEATATAEAIHQQDLAAAAKAEQERSQKTKIPLAQINPREADTRPIRPEHVADLAESIAALGLIEPLVVDCKGVLLAGAHRLAAIQLLKEGNLEAYAQQFPDELVMVHMMAFDSLEEPERALQVELAENEKRVNYTRDQIERLAERLRALNYREIRGRPLQGEKALGPALAVAIGVSTRYVRKILKEQRQEEAGSENRNSVPIFQKLKLLKRIEAATQDLLALLESEQPTRAEQSLSKAIPSFLKAVKDNINEAKGAVKNQK
- a CDS encoding site-specific integrase, which produces MKINRFGRAEILTPDQINVLFTEGFVNPRDRALFGVCLYAACRINEACTLAVLDVFGSNGVRGVLVLRSVNTKGKRDTREIQVHPKLRQYLEEYNPNRRKEFLFPGRHGLGHIHKVSADKILRDTCARLEIEGVSTHSFRRTALTRMSDAGIPLRHIQEISGHRTLAALERYLGVTEKQKQNAISALDF